In candidate division KSB1 bacterium, a single genomic region encodes these proteins:
- a CDS encoding outer membrane lipoprotein-sorting protein: protein MKINHIIIRLLFAVVILPLAALGQNDLTGLDIVQNVFNRPTGTDQEGRLTMTLINSRGDQRVREIKQFIKDFGDVEKKIMFFLSPADVRNTSFMNWSYDETGRDDDQWIYLPALRRIKRISSDSKSDYFMGSDFTYDDLGDRHPSEDTHKLLRREKLDGAECYVIESIPKEDDYMYSRTLSWVIPSKWIGLKKEFYDEDGGHLKTLTVKEYKEIESYWIITHSQMHNVQKDHTTDMKLKDLKIDTGIPDRQFTERMMKRGIQ from the coding sequence ATGAAAATTAATCACATTATTATCAGACTGTTGTTCGCAGTGGTTATTTTACCGCTCGCCGCATTAGGACAAAATGACCTGACCGGATTGGACATTGTTCAAAACGTGTTCAACCGGCCTACCGGCACGGATCAAGAGGGGCGTCTCACCATGACCCTGATTAATTCGCGCGGTGATCAACGAGTGCGTGAAATCAAACAATTTATCAAAGATTTCGGCGATGTGGAAAAAAAGATCATGTTTTTTCTGTCCCCGGCCGATGTGCGAAACACGTCGTTTATGAACTGGAGCTACGACGAAACCGGACGTGATGACGACCAGTGGATCTATTTACCGGCGCTGAGACGTATAAAACGAATTTCCAGTGACAGTAAAAGTGATTATTTCATGGGCTCTGATTTCACTTATGATGATCTGGGCGACCGCCATCCGTCCGAGGATACTCACAAATTGCTGCGTCGGGAAAAACTCGACGGCGCCGAATGCTACGTGATAGAAAGTATACCCAAAGAAGACGATTATATGTATTCGCGTACGCTGAGTTGGGTAATTCCGAGCAAATGGATCGGCCTGAAAAAGGAATTCTATGATGAAGATGGAGGTCATCTAAAAACTCTGACTGTGAAAGAATATAAAGAAATTGAAAGTTACTGGATTATCACCCATAGTCAAATGCACAATGTGCAAAAAGATCACACCACCGATATGAAACTAAAGGATTTAAAGATTGACACAGGGATTCCGGACCGTCAATTTACCGAACGCATGATGAAAAGGGGGATTCAATGA
- a CDS encoding VOC family protein codes for MTQVGLVVRDIEAKSKAWADLLGVDVPEVIVTDERDKAHTQFKGEPTEARAKLAFFNLDNIQIELIEPIGGPSTWREFLDTHGEGVHHIAFHVDDMQQQVLMLKQKNMNLEQKGDFTGGSYAYIDGQEKLGVLLELLTSTEK; via the coding sequence ATGACACAGGTGGGACTGGTGGTGCGCGATATTGAGGCCAAATCCAAAGCCTGGGCCGATCTTTTGGGCGTGGATGTGCCCGAGGTCATTGTCACGGATGAACGGGACAAAGCCCATACGCAATTCAAAGGCGAACCCACCGAGGCGCGCGCCAAACTGGCGTTTTTCAATCTGGACAATATCCAGATTGAACTCATCGAGCCGATCGGCGGTCCCAGCACCTGGCGCGAGTTCCTGGACACCCACGGCGAAGGTGTGCATCATATCGCCTTTCATGTCGATGATATGCAGCAGCAGGTCCTGATGCTCAAACAAAAAAATATGAATCTGGAACAAAAAGGCGACTTTACCGGCGGCAGTTACGCCTATATTGACGGTCAGGAAAAACTCGGCGTGCTTTTGGAGCTGTTAACCAGCACGGAAAAGTAA
- a CDS encoding sulfatase-like hydrolase/transferase has translation MNTFQSRRTFLKHTAGAGAAIMFSGFSCELAERPNIIYILADDLGYGDLGCYGQQNIKTPNLDQMAAEGMKFTDHYAGSTVCAPSRCCLMTGKHTGHARIRGNADIPLRPQDITVAELLKQAGYKTGLIGKWGLGEAGSTGIPNKQGFDTFFGYLNQIRAHNYYPTFLWDNQEKMNLDNEVVIAKEGYSKGIGSAATQRNTYSHDLFAEKALSFIEQNSDSPFFLYLALTIPHANNEGHLVDRHGMEVPEYGIYKDKDWPEAQKGHAAMITRMDRDIGNLFDLLKTLGLDDNTVVMFTSDNGPHAEGGNDPAFNDSNGPLRGIKRDLYEGGIRVPMIARWPGRIATGSTTDLPSALWDVLPTCAELAGVSAPPDTDGISFLPTLLGEPETQEKHEYLYWEFHWWQPARQAVRMGRWKGVRNTPDSDIELYDLSVDIGEKHNIAKQHSDIVQRIASIMQSARTESENWPLLQK, from the coding sequence ATGAACACGTTCCAATCACGCCGCACATTTCTCAAACATACGGCTGGCGCGGGCGCCGCGATCATGTTCTCCGGGTTTTCCTGCGAACTTGCCGAACGCCCGAACATCATTTATATTCTCGCCGATGATCTCGGGTACGGCGATCTGGGATGTTACGGCCAGCAAAACATTAAAACCCCGAATCTGGACCAGATGGCGGCCGAGGGCATGAAATTCACAGATCATTACGCCGGCAGCACGGTCTGTGCGCCGTCGCGCTGTTGTCTGATGACCGGCAAACACACCGGTCACGCGCGTATCCGCGGCAATGCCGACATTCCCTTGCGTCCGCAGGATATTACTGTGGCGGAACTTTTGAAACAAGCCGGCTACAAAACCGGCCTGATCGGGAAATGGGGCCTGGGCGAAGCCGGCAGCACCGGGATTCCCAACAAACAGGGGTTTGACACTTTTTTCGGTTATCTCAACCAAATCCGGGCGCACAATTATTATCCGACATTTCTGTGGGACAATCAGGAAAAAATGAACCTGGATAATGAGGTGGTTATTGCTAAAGAAGGCTATTCCAAAGGCATCGGCTCTGCCGCCACCCAGCGCAACACCTATTCTCATGATCTGTTTGCTGAAAAAGCATTATCCTTCATCGAACAAAACAGCGACAGCCCCTTCTTTCTCTATCTGGCGTTGACCATCCCGCATGCCAACAATGAAGGCCACCTGGTCGACCGCCACGGTATGGAAGTTCCGGAATACGGGATTTACAAAGACAAAGACTGGCCGGAAGCTCAAAAAGGGCACGCGGCTATGATCACGCGCATGGACCGGGATATCGGAAACCTGTTTGACCTGCTCAAAACGCTGGGACTCGATGACAATACCGTTGTCATGTTTACCAGCGATAACGGACCGCACGCCGAAGGCGGCAACGATCCGGCGTTCAACGACAGCAACGGCCCGCTGCGCGGCATTAAACGCGATCTGTACGAAGGCGGAATCCGGGTGCCCATGATTGCGCGCTGGCCGGGACGCATTGCCACCGGCAGCACCACCGATCTGCCTTCCGCGCTTTGGGATGTTCTGCCCACCTGCGCCGAACTGGCGGGCGTCAGTGCGCCTCCGGACACGGACGGCATTTCATTCCTCCCCACTCTTCTGGGAGAACCTGAAACTCAGGAAAAACACGAGTATCTCTATTGGGAATTCCACTGGTGGCAGCCCGCGCGTCAGGCCGTCCGCATGGGACGCTGGAAAGGGGTTAGAAACACACCCGACAGTGACATTGAATTGTATGATCTCAGTGTGGATATTGGAGAAAAACATAATATAGCGAAACAGCATTCCGATATAGTGCAGCGCATCGCATCCATCATGCAGTCGGCGCGCACAGAATCGGAAAACTGGCCGCTTTTACAAAAATAA
- a CDS encoding cellulase N-terminal Ig-like domain-containing protein has translation MPRSKFSPGFYLFLAICIFLFLFNQTQAQSLSRDFNINIAINQVGYPTDAYKQCVSLSGAAEAFHVIQLQTGDTVYTGELSAANGDFGDYKTGVFTQITHPGRYYIRTHGGRSYPFLISDDVYNAALQATLNYLQVQGSVDSPVRGFFRVSRTRPHLRSGSWVGDMPLLSLCIMAETFPQHDKRDEWLSADDQPLRHDQSWQTSEYCIPHVGHTLWLFSEMHK, from the coding sequence GTGCCGCGCTCAAAGTTTTCCCCTGGCTTTTATCTGTTTTTGGCAATCTGTATTTTCCTCTTTCTATTTAATCAGACACAGGCGCAATCCCTATCCCGCGATTTCAATATCAACATCGCCATCAACCAGGTCGGGTATCCGACGGATGCATACAAACAGTGCGTCTCGCTTTCCGGTGCAGCTGAAGCATTTCATGTCATTCAATTACAAACCGGCGATACGGTTTATACCGGTGAATTGAGTGCGGCAAACGGAGATTTCGGCGATTATAAAACCGGCGTATTTACACAGATCACCCATCCCGGCCGCTATTATATCAGGACTCATGGCGGCCGTTCCTATCCATTCCTCATTTCCGATGACGTCTATAACGCCGCGCTACAAGCCACGCTCAATTATCTGCAGGTACAGGGTTCAGTAGACAGTCCGGTCAGAGGATTTTTCCGGGTTTCCCGCACACGTCCGCACCTGCGTTCCGGCAGCTGGGTGGGAGATATGCCGCTTTTGTCGCTGTGCATCATGGCAGAAACCTTTCCGCAGCACGACAAACGCGATGAATGGCTGTCCGCTGATGATCAGCCCTTACGGCACGATCAAAGCTGGCAGACATCCGAGTACTGCATACCGCATGTGGGGCATACCCTGTGGTTGTTCTCTGAAATGCATAAATAA
- a CDS encoding FAD-dependent oxidoreductase — MKRRHFIKAGMAGMIATPVLAAEPVQTQKHQTSDHAITWSRKIPVRYEADIAVIGGGIAGVSAACAAAKSGASVILVERFAVTGGVLTTGGVANFSGQMAQQGEVFEQIVKHLKTWNALGYGKDSVFHYEILAIILQEMLLRRKVKLLLHTRFIDAKVNDSGRIKACLVCGKSGIEAIQAKQFIDCTGEADLARYAGFETLKGGPSGYQLPMSMMYFVRHVDPEHAQAHLPQGWFDPVTSQKELPMTSPWPDGPGGTALKIKIPMFDATDTQSLTQAEIAARRRMMEVLDYFQRQQKKAWILDHCSPIIGIREGSRIVGDYILKVDDLRAGRAFEDGVARGTYQLDGHKPDDDKRTYILPKDELKVPPYQIPLRSLIARDAKNLMMAGRCVSADQLALSSARVSTTGSMMGQAAGITTALCVDNKCDPRDVDPETVKRIVKDRGGYLDV, encoded by the coding sequence ATGAAAAGACGACATTTTATCAAGGCCGGTATGGCTGGCATGATCGCAACGCCGGTCTTGGCTGCAGAGCCGGTTCAAACACAAAAGCACCAAACATCTGATCATGCTATTACCTGGTCACGCAAGATACCGGTTCGTTATGAAGCGGACATTGCGGTGATCGGCGGCGGCATTGCCGGTGTGTCCGCGGCGTGCGCCGCCGCAAAATCGGGCGCCAGTGTGATTCTTGTGGAACGATTTGCCGTTACGGGCGGCGTGCTCACCACCGGCGGGGTGGCCAATTTCAGTGGACAAATGGCACAACAGGGTGAAGTGTTTGAGCAGATTGTTAAACATTTGAAAACCTGGAATGCCCTCGGGTATGGCAAAGATTCCGTGTTCCATTATGAAATCCTTGCCATTATTCTGCAAGAAATGCTCCTCAGGCGAAAGGTGAAATTGCTGCTCCATACCCGTTTTATCGACGCCAAAGTAAATGACAGCGGCCGAATCAAGGCGTGTCTGGTCTGCGGAAAAAGCGGCATCGAGGCAATACAGGCAAAGCAATTCATTGACTGCACCGGGGAAGCAGATCTGGCCCGCTATGCCGGCTTTGAGACCCTGAAAGGCGGTCCCAGCGGCTATCAGCTGCCCATGTCGATGATGTATTTTGTCCGCCATGTCGATCCTGAACACGCCCAAGCGCACCTGCCGCAGGGGTGGTTTGATCCCGTTACCAGCCAAAAAGAGTTGCCCATGACCAGCCCGTGGCCGGACGGACCCGGAGGCACGGCGCTGAAGATCAAAATACCGATGTTTGACGCCACGGACACGCAAAGTCTCACCCAGGCCGAGATTGCCGCGCGCCGCCGCATGATGGAGGTGCTTGACTATTTTCAGCGTCAGCAAAAAAAAGCATGGATTCTGGACCATTGCAGTCCGATCATCGGCATTCGCGAGGGCAGTCGAATCGTCGGGGATTATATTCTCAAAGTGGATGATCTGCGCGCCGGTCGCGCCTTTGAAGACGGGGTTGCCAGAGGAACCTATCAACTCGACGGCCACAAACCGGATGACGACAAACGCACCTATATTTTGCCAAAAGATGAACTAAAAGTGCCGCCCTATCAGATACCATTGCGCAGTCTGATCGCCCGGGACGCCAAAAATCTAATGATGGCCGGACGCTGCGTTTCCGCCGATCAGCTGGCATTGTCTTCGGCGCGCGTTTCCACCACCGGATCGATGATGGGACAGGCAGCGGGCATTACAACAGCGCTTTGTGTTGACAATAAATGTGATCCGCGTGATGTTGATCCCGAAACCGTCAAACGCATTGTCAAGGACCGCGGAGGCTATTTGGACGTTTAG
- a CDS encoding TetR/AcrR family transcriptional regulator C-terminal domain-containing protein, whose amino-acid sequence MVGILNRFKKYNISTQKQMENQDNSPVAKLENLFTQHFEQFAANPAMAAVIFSEEIFQNEKQLADHVFTIMQGTLDHVAGIIDEGQKRGQMRDDVPPDQLTMLVIGALRLLVTRWRLSRHAFDLQEQGAQLCKTVEQILRK is encoded by the coding sequence TTGGTCGGGATTTTAAACAGATTTAAAAAATACAATATTTCAACACAAAAACAGATGGAGAATCAGGATAATTCTCCCGTGGCAAAATTGGAAAATCTTTTCACTCAACATTTTGAGCAATTTGCCGCCAATCCGGCTATGGCGGCGGTCATCTTTTCCGAGGAAATTTTTCAAAATGAAAAACAACTTGCAGACCATGTTTTTACGATCATGCAGGGCACTCTGGATCATGTTGCCGGCATTATAGACGAGGGACAAAAACGCGGGCAAATGCGCGATGATGTTCCACCGGATCAACTAACCATGCTGGTGATCGGCGCGTTGCGGCTTTTGGTGACCCGGTGGCGGCTGTCGAGGCATGCGTTCGACCTGCAAGAACAGGGCGCACAACTTTGCAAGACGGTTGAACAAATATTGAGAAAATAA
- a CDS encoding glycoside hydrolase family 2 TIM barrel-domain containing protein, giving the protein MLIACGGAKKENTFRSFEFRYVSADTAANGETDLKGPTAVFDLDERLKFLRNYAAYSKYFYNDPHLNTHVVDHKDVQAALKRLKPQPQPTVREQIALDDWSYLGYKSGQRQTELGNIASWEEMDHAQVVDGALHLSAGTLCKSVPPQDWRMKWSFRIKPLDTLQHIAIRFSNAAETGLNQSGMIYTVTEGDTLSTDAYRPNHFYRFTVEIDLETGRYNVWIDDELIADFVPLIQNNPVTEFNIETSHAAILDDLWGVGYTVYEHGSRTHPYLINTFMDQDFTARPVPDGFETPDYDDSSWQTVPYQRYAHGGERRRGETLYLRHRINIKDFDLARLNIESIRPEGDVYINGNHIQRVGRIPESLDVTHWLRPGEENLIAVKVRPYQVEQVRHHMSTDKWSSWFAGLMTLDLMDSTYVKDAFVYTDYIDETAHVNVQVNAACRNKDGFSGELVTEFYPWYPKEEERAARTTTPVQLSGGEMKMIHETITVDNPRLWTTERPNLYKVRIQLQNQTGKTVDDYVLTTGLRTISQDSGTFRINGEPEVLFGPLVFNQPYPLEHVSQWMFSPPPSKWVETILECKKMNSNAIRMSVHDKRMAGVNDKRLVQIGDQMGMMFIWQTPCWIREGSVKDFDFDAFGRYMQQVHNHPSIVMWQPGNHPGNYSPEWFGKVMQVISGQDPSRLISPAADLDHMALDAFPADDSDAIPGWTHPQLARGNMEQTAAYGKDWRVIRRLGTGIDERVADCNDKRRLEYLNSDSHAWFDYESEETIGMPNWSLHQGKPYYRMYSYEKDYNIGNLGRILELSEWNESQAWQALTAYEAYRKKRWLDYDGMNWCPLRGGPNTATYMKPVIEYSGEAKLSFYALQMVYQRVLAGSRNVDLVYGPHDAIPVIVMNIGNAKTVDVNAVAKTLDGKQVAFTEFKKVSLAAGRTVTDIGIWKPELKSGQYYGFEYEVKEIIND; this is encoded by the coding sequence TTGCTGATTGCTTGTGGCGGTGCCAAAAAAGAAAACACATTCAGATCATTTGAATTCAGATATGTGTCTGCAGATACTGCAGCCAACGGTGAAACTGATCTCAAAGGGCCGACTGCCGTATTTGATTTGGACGAAAGGCTCAAGTTTTTGAGGAATTACGCTGCCTATAGCAAATATTTTTATAATGATCCACATCTCAATACCCATGTGGTGGATCATAAAGACGTGCAAGCCGCGCTCAAACGACTGAAACCCCAACCCCAGCCCACTGTTCGTGAGCAGATTGCACTGGATGACTGGTCGTATTTGGGGTACAAGTCCGGACAGCGGCAAACCGAGTTGGGCAATATTGCCAGTTGGGAAGAGATGGATCACGCACAGGTTGTAGACGGCGCTTTGCATTTGTCTGCGGGTACACTTTGTAAATCCGTGCCTCCTCAGGACTGGCGGATGAAATGGTCATTTCGGATTAAGCCTTTGGATACACTGCAGCATATTGCGATTCGGTTTTCCAATGCGGCCGAGACCGGTTTGAATCAGTCCGGAATGATTTACACCGTGACAGAGGGAGATACCCTTAGTACAGATGCTTACCGTCCTAATCATTTTTATCGGTTTACTGTGGAAATCGATTTGGAAACGGGGCGTTATAATGTATGGATTGATGATGAATTGATTGCCGATTTTGTCCCTCTGATTCAGAACAATCCGGTCACCGAATTTAATATTGAAACCAGTCATGCCGCAATCCTCGATGATCTATGGGGTGTGGGATATACTGTTTATGAACATGGATCGCGAACGCATCCTTATTTGATCAATACATTTATGGATCAAGATTTTACCGCGCGACCGGTTCCGGATGGATTTGAAACGCCGGATTATGATGATTCCAGTTGGCAAACGGTTCCTTATCAACGCTATGCTCACGGCGGCGAACGGAGACGCGGGGAGACTCTGTATCTGCGCCATCGAATCAACATAAAAGACTTTGACCTCGCCCGATTAAACATCGAAAGCATTCGTCCCGAAGGGGATGTTTATATCAATGGGAATCATATACAACGAGTGGGACGTATCCCGGAAAGCCTGGACGTGACCCATTGGCTTCGTCCCGGGGAGGAAAATCTGATCGCGGTCAAGGTGCGCCCCTATCAAGTCGAACAGGTCCGCCATCATATGAGCACCGATAAATGGTCAAGCTGGTTTGCCGGTTTGATGACTCTGGATTTGATGGATTCCACCTATGTCAAAGATGCATTCGTTTATACCGATTACATTGACGAGACTGCGCATGTCAATGTGCAAGTCAATGCGGCTTGCAGAAATAAAGATGGATTTTCCGGTGAACTCGTAACCGAATTTTATCCCTGGTATCCCAAAGAGGAGGAAAGGGCTGCTCGTACCACCACTCCCGTGCAGCTATCAGGCGGGGAAATGAAAATGATACATGAAACCATCACGGTGGACAATCCCAGACTCTGGACCACAGAGAGGCCGAATTTATACAAAGTCCGAATACAGCTTCAAAACCAGACCGGAAAGACAGTGGATGATTATGTGCTGACGACCGGGCTTCGTACGATAAGCCAGGACAGCGGAACATTTCGTATCAATGGTGAACCGGAAGTGTTATTCGGTCCACTGGTGTTTAATCAGCCATATCCGTTGGAACACGTCTCCCAGTGGATGTTCAGTCCGCCGCCATCCAAATGGGTGGAAACCATTCTCGAATGCAAAAAAATGAACAGCAACGCTATCCGCATGAGTGTACATGACAAACGGATGGCCGGTGTAAATGACAAACGGCTCGTGCAAATCGGTGATCAGATGGGCATGATGTTCATCTGGCAGACACCCTGCTGGATCAGGGAGGGCAGTGTAAAAGACTTTGATTTTGATGCCTTTGGCCGCTATATGCAGCAAGTTCACAATCATCCGAGTATTGTCATGTGGCAGCCGGGCAATCATCCCGGCAACTATTCACCGGAATGGTTCGGAAAAGTGATGCAGGTCATCAGTGGTCAAGATCCGAGCCGGCTCATATCACCGGCTGCAGATCTTGACCACATGGCTCTGGACGCGTTTCCCGCTGATGACAGTGATGCGATACCGGGCTGGACGCATCCTCAGTTGGCACGCGGCAACATGGAACAGACCGCTGCTTATGGTAAGGATTGGCGAGTGATCCGAAGATTGGGAACCGGGATTGATGAAAGAGTTGCAGACTGTAACGACAAACGCCGGCTGGAATACCTGAACAGTGATTCCCATGCCTGGTTTGATTATGAAAGTGAAGAGACCATCGGGATGCCAAACTGGAGTTTGCATCAGGGTAAGCCGTATTATCGCATGTATTCTTATGAAAAAGATTATAATATCGGCAATCTCGGACGGATACTGGAGCTTTCCGAGTGGAACGAAAGTCAGGCTTGGCAGGCATTGACAGCGTATGAAGCCTATCGCAAAAAACGCTGGCTGGACTATGACGGCATGAACTGGTGCCCTCTGCGCGGAGGCCCTAACACCGCAACCTATATGAAACCGGTCATTGAATACAGCGGCGAAGCCAAGCTGAGCTTCTATGCATTGCAGATGGTGTATCAAAGGGTGTTGGCCGGAAGCCGCAATGTGGATCTGGTTTACGGCCCCCATGATGCGATTCCGGTGATTGTAATGAATATCGGTAATGCAAAGACTGTCGATGTGAACGCTGTGGCTAAAACCCTGGACGGAAAACAGGTAGCTTTCACGGAATTCAAAAAAGTGTCATTGGCGGCTGGACGCACGGTCACAGATATCGGCATCTGGAAACCAGAACTGAAATCAGGGCAGTATTACGGCTTTGAGTATGAGGTCAAAGAAATTATCAATGACTGA
- a CDS encoding efflux RND transporter permease subunit, which translates to MQTFFKRILGFPKTVLLIMTLITVIFFMVMRQYSRMQTDLDEYMPQDHPAFVYSDQAEDWFNIKDGVIIAVENSDGIYTSSTLQKVTDLTKKLQKMDEINKDDVTSLYTADNIIGTESGLDVKPFFKHVPQTEQELTALRNSVRDNEMIYERLVNTGETVTVIIAEIEDDAFSQDFYHRLLDLAKEYEGPENLHVAGRPIVEGTMAYLGPRDMQRMVPVVIAVIIVVLLLVQRSFKAGLFTLLVVLFSVVWAFGLMAALRIPVYAVSTMIPVMLIAIGVADGIHLYSHLHLFLKENPHADRKTAVFDMLKEMWRPVVMTSVTTSVGFVSLLTSQVYPIKYFGLFTAFGVLMAMVFSLLLLPAGILVFGLPRWKHKDENGVKSNNKFFNAIARQVVRHKVVTLGITAVIVGLSVFGATKVWINSSFLEKFEKDSDIVQTDAFINKHFGGTTTLNVILDAGKQPDAFKQPRVLRAVNRLQTDVDSSLYVVGNSFALTDYLKRMNKVMHADSAEYDVIPDSKELVAQYLLLYEMSGDPENLWQVVDYNYEKANLTFQLKSDNSMALNSAMDRIEKHKPLFEKLGVTLNYAGSGYKGLVFTDLILQGQIKSLVLSLVLVVLLLSLMFKNFRAGVIGAVPITITAIISFGVMGLLNIPLSTTTALLSSIAIGIGIDYAVHFIERYKIYAAETGDQKQTGRKTMQHSGRAIAYNALVVIAGFLVLLASVFPPNRALGALVSMNMFTSFLGTVTIMYLLLVLLNIFFKKKQ; encoded by the coding sequence ATGCAAACTTTTTTTAAACGTATTCTCGGATTTCCCAAAACAGTTTTGCTGATCATGACGCTGATAACGGTCATCTTTTTCATGGTCATGAGACAATACTCGCGCATGCAGACCGACCTAGACGAGTATATGCCGCAAGACCACCCGGCCTTTGTTTACAGCGATCAGGCTGAGGACTGGTTCAATATCAAGGACGGGGTGATCATTGCCGTCGAAAACTCGGACGGGATTTATACGTCCTCTACCTTGCAAAAGGTGACAGATCTGACGAAAAAACTGCAAAAGATGGATGAAATCAATAAAGATGATGTCACGTCTCTTTACACGGCGGATAATATCATCGGCACCGAATCGGGTCTGGATGTGAAACCGTTTTTCAAACACGTGCCGCAAACCGAACAGGAATTGACAGCCCTGCGCAACAGTGTGCGTGATAATGAGATGATTTATGAACGCCTGGTGAATACCGGGGAAACGGTGACGGTCATCATTGCGGAAATCGAGGATGATGCCTTTTCGCAGGATTTTTATCACCGACTGCTCGATCTGGCCAAAGAATACGAGGGACCGGAGAATCTGCATGTGGCCGGTCGGCCGATTGTGGAAGGCACCATGGCGTATCTGGGGCCGCGGGATATGCAGCGCATGGTGCCTGTTGTCATTGCGGTGATTATTGTGGTGCTGCTGTTGGTGCAGCGCAGTTTCAAGGCCGGACTTTTTACGCTGCTGGTGGTGCTGTTCAGTGTGGTCTGGGCCTTTGGGCTGATGGCGGCGCTTCGGATTCCTGTTTACGCGGTGTCAACCATGATTCCGGTGATGTTAATCGCCATCGGAGTGGCGGACGGTATTCATTTATACAGTCATTTGCATCTTTTTTTGAAAGAAAATCCGCATGCTGACCGCAAAACAGCCGTGTTTGACATGCTGAAAGAAATGTGGAGACCGGTGGTGATGACGTCGGTTACCACCTCTGTCGGATTTGTTTCTCTACTGACGTCTCAGGTCTATCCGATTAAATACTTTGGTCTCTTTACCGCTTTTGGTGTATTGATGGCTATGGTGTTTTCATTGTTGCTTTTGCCGGCCGGAATTCTGGTTTTCGGTCTGCCCCGCTGGAAGCACAAAGACGAAAATGGGGTAAAAAGCAACAACAAGTTTTTCAATGCCATTGCCCGGCAGGTGGTACGCCATAAAGTTGTCACCCTCGGCATTACCGCGGTGATTGTGGGTCTGTCCGTTTTCGGCGCCACAAAGGTATGGATCAATTCGAGTTTTCTGGAAAAGTTTGAAAAAGACAGCGATATTGTGCAGACCGATGCCTTTATCAACAAGCATTTCGGCGGCACGACCACGCTGAATGTGATTCTGGATGCCGGGAAACAACCGGATGCGTTCAAGCAGCCCCGCGTTTTACGCGCCGTTAACCGCCTGCAAACAGATGTAGACAGCTCGCTCTATGTGGTGGGAAACTCGTTTGCTTTGACTGATTATCTGAAACGGATGAATAAAGTCATGCACGCCGACAGCGCCGAATATGATGTTATACCGGACAGCAAGGAACTGGTCGCGCAATATCTGCTGCTGTACGAAATGTCCGGTGATCCGGAAAACCTGTGGCAGGTGGTGGATTACAATTATGAAAAAGCCAATTTGACATTTCAATTAAAAAGCGATAATTCCATGGCGCTGAACAGCGCGATGGATCGTATTGAGAAGCATAAACCCCTCTTTGAAAAACTCGGCGTGACCCTCAACTATGCCGGCTCCGGGTACAAGGGGCTGGTTTTTACGGATTTGATTTTACAGGGACAAATCAAAAGCCTGGTGTTGTCTCTTGTGCTGGTGGTGCTGCTGCTTTCCCTGATGTTTAAAAATTTCCGCGCCGGTGTGATCGGGGCAGTGCCGATTACCATCACCGCCATTATCAGTTTTGGTGTTATGGGGCTGCTCAATATTCCGTTGAGCACCACCACCGCGTTGCTGTCCAGTATCGCCATCGGAATCGGTATCGATTATGCGGTGCATTTTATCGAACGCTACAAGATTTATGCGGCTGAAACCGGCGATCAGAAACAAACCGGTCGTAAAACCATGCAGCATTCCGGACGGGCCATTGCGTACAATGCGCTGGTGGTGATCGCCGGATTTCTGGTGTTGCTGGCGTCGGTGTTCCCTCCCAACCGGGCTCTGGGCGCGCTGGTGTCCATGAATATGTTCACCAGTTTTCTGGGAACGGTTACCATTATGTATTTGCTGTTGGTACTGCTTAATATATTTTTCAAAAAAAAACAATAA